In Symmachiella dynata, the following are encoded in one genomic region:
- a CDS encoding DUF1559 domain-containing protein, translating into MDSKRRGFTLIELLVVIAIIAILIALLLPAVQQAREAARRTQCRNNMKQIGLAMHNYHDIHLAFPIGRMVPSKLPNGDPRECWYGWVSPLYHVLPMIDQANVWNNLDHHNTRVRKGSPLCVANAFVTDLPIPAFMCPTDPRHMSGVNTNSYRANWGVTVAGGRNFGDQEGVDPVFTPRVASEMDGNLGGAFCDRVRRIRDFTDGASNTVLYAERMIGTNDNSSLSKGNYMYRNAGTNIITTGNAAANTTAAVVAACAAGDPTDPANYRTDFGWTSGDDPAWYYSTYQHGAYNHIYTPNAELPDCGSGSIPDSPHEVAIMTARSHHTGGVQCCLADGSVRFVGDSIDLGVWQSAGTRAGGEVQGEW; encoded by the coding sequence ATGGATTCCAAAAGACGCGGTTTTACGTTGATTGAATTGTTGGTGGTAATAGCCATTATTGCGATTCTGATTGCATTGCTCCTACCAGCGGTCCAACAGGCCCGCGAGGCAGCACGTCGCACGCAGTGTCGGAATAACATGAAGCAAATTGGCCTTGCGATGCACAACTATCACGACATTCACTTGGCCTTTCCCATCGGACGGATGGTGCCCTCGAAGTTGCCGAACGGCGATCCTCGGGAATGCTGGTATGGCTGGGTATCGCCCCTGTATCACGTTCTCCCGATGATTGATCAAGCCAATGTTTGGAATAATCTTGATCATCATAACACGCGCGTTCGAAAAGGCTCACCACTCTGCGTTGCCAACGCCTTTGTGACTGACCTTCCAATCCCGGCGTTCATGTGCCCGACCGATCCCCGCCATATGTCCGGCGTCAATACGAACAGCTACCGCGCCAACTGGGGCGTGACTGTCGCTGGCGGGAGAAACTTCGGTGACCAGGAAGGGGTCGATCCCGTCTTCACGCCACGTGTTGCGAGCGAAATGGACGGTAATCTGGGCGGTGCGTTCTGTGATCGAGTGCGGAGAATCCGCGACTTCACCGATGGCGCCTCAAATACGGTCCTGTACGCTGAGCGGATGATCGGCACCAATGACAATTCCTCCCTTAGCAAAGGGAACTACATGTATCGAAATGCGGGAACCAACATCATCACCACGGGCAATGCTGCTGCAAACACGACTGCAGCTGTCGTTGCCGCTTGTGCTGCTGGTGACCCTACGGATCCCGCTAACTACAGGACCGATTTTGGTTGGACAAGTGGTGATGACCCCGCTTGGTATTACTCAACTTATCAGCATGGAGCGTACAACCACATTTACACGCCGAATGCTGAACTACCAGACTGCGGGTCCGGCTCTATTCCGGACTCCCCTCACGAAGTGGCTATCATGACCGCTCGGAGTCACCACACCGGAGGCGTCCAGTGCTGTCTGGCTGACGGTAGTGTCCGCTTTGTCGGTGACAGCATCGACTTGGGAGTCTGGCAATCGGCCGGCACCCGAGCCGGTGGTGAAGTTCAGGGTGAATGGTAG
- a CDS encoding metallophosphoesterase codes for MKPHVFQITVLTVALFTMCVARGIAEEPAAAPEGTFSFVVLPDTQGYVSEKNEAYFEAEVNWILDNREKQRIVFVSHVGDIVDKYKSDEEWQIARKHMLRLSGKLPFAFSVGNHDMLSGGDSQKFQETFPASLFENEKWYGGQIKNNADSYQLISAGGMDFVILHLECNAPDDVLDWANDVLEKHADRRAMVTTHMYLGPRDRPRESRDYYDATKGRMRWHKTQGKQGNTPQQMWEKCFSKHENLFLICCGDQSRTQAMHRTVEGEHGNSVHECLSDYRGGFLRIYRFEPKQNQISVMTYSPLQQELCSGTKIAPDVDDHQFVLKYEMSK; via the coding sequence ATGAAACCCCACGTTTTTCAGATCACGGTCCTGACCGTCGCACTCTTCACAATGTGCGTAGCACGTGGCATTGCGGAGGAACCAGCAGCTGCGCCCGAGGGGACCTTTAGCTTCGTCGTGCTGCCCGACACTCAAGGGTACGTGAGCGAGAAAAACGAAGCATATTTCGAAGCTGAGGTGAATTGGATCTTGGACAATCGCGAGAAACAGAGGATCGTATTTGTCAGCCATGTCGGCGATATTGTTGACAAATACAAAAGCGATGAAGAATGGCAGATCGCCCGCAAGCACATGCTACGGCTTTCCGGCAAGTTGCCGTTTGCGTTTTCGGTCGGGAACCATGATATGCTCTCAGGGGGTGACTCGCAGAAGTTTCAAGAAACATTCCCCGCCTCCTTGTTCGAGAACGAGAAATGGTACGGGGGACAGATCAAGAATAATGCGGACAGTTACCAGTTGATCTCAGCCGGCGGGATGGATTTTGTCATTTTGCATCTAGAGTGCAACGCGCCGGATGACGTGCTGGATTGGGCCAATGACGTGTTGGAAAAACATGCCGATCGACGTGCGATGGTCACAACGCACATGTATCTGGGGCCACGCGACCGGCCTCGTGAATCGCGCGACTACTACGACGCGACCAAAGGCCGCATGCGGTGGCACAAGACGCAAGGGAAACAGGGCAACACTCCCCAACAGATGTGGGAGAAGTGCTTCAGCAAGCATGAAAATCTATTTCTTATCTGCTGCGGCGATCAGAGTCGCACACAAGCGATGCACCGCACAGTGGAAGGTGAGCACGGTAATTCGGTGCACGAGTGCCTGAGCGACTACCGGGGTGGATTCCTGCGGATCTATCGTTTCGAACCGAAACAAAATCAGATTTCGGTCATGACCTACAGCCCACTGCAGCAAGAGCTGTGCAGCGGAACGAAGATCGCACCAGATGTCGACGATCATCAATTCGTGCTGAAGTACGAGATGAGCAAGTAA
- a CDS encoding alkaline phosphatase D family protein: MAHHRKSSQPRQYGIARRDFLSYIAAVSAIPTIALRAEGQVAQRPRFGGNPFTFGVASGDPEPNGVVLWTRLAPDPLQGGGMPNDAVPTRWEVADDEAFANVVQSGVAWAMPQLGHSVHVEVDGLEPHRWYFYRFHAGDETSPVGRTRTAPADDAMPDCLKFAFTSCQHFESGYFNGYPHMQKEDLDLVVHLGDYIYEYGGVDKRPRKHIGGEVKSLDDYRIRYSQYRLDETLQETHRLFPWLVTWDDHEFDNNYANLVSEEEGISPEAFLARRMNAYQTYYEFMPLRRRSFPQGPHMKLYRGCQYGRLANFHVLDTRQYRTDQPNGDHQKPMIGKALDPQATMLGAKQEHWLMSSLLSSPSTWNVLAQQVMMAPLNRGEGEYRRYSMDQWPGYEISRRRLLRFFHERNVPNPVVLTGDIHLNWVNDLQLDFQDPKSPLVGTELVGTSMTSSGNGGNHIPEYERAAAQNDFVRWYNSNRGYVSCELTPQTWTSHFRVTPYVDKPGAPILTKASFVIENGQPGAKPA, from the coding sequence ATGGCTCACCACAGAAAATCATCACAGCCCCGTCAATACGGTATCGCACGCCGTGACTTTCTGAGTTACATCGCAGCGGTGTCAGCGATTCCCACGATTGCCCTGCGAGCCGAGGGGCAGGTAGCGCAACGCCCGCGATTTGGCGGGAACCCGTTCACATTCGGGGTGGCATCTGGGGATCCCGAGCCAAATGGCGTCGTGTTGTGGACACGGCTCGCTCCGGATCCACTTCAGGGCGGCGGCATGCCCAATGATGCGGTGCCGACTCGGTGGGAAGTCGCCGATGATGAGGCGTTCGCCAACGTGGTCCAAAGTGGGGTCGCCTGGGCAATGCCACAACTGGGGCATTCAGTGCATGTCGAAGTCGATGGCCTAGAACCGCACCGCTGGTATTTTTATCGGTTTCATGCCGGCGATGAAACCAGTCCTGTCGGACGCACACGCACAGCACCGGCTGATGATGCTATGCCCGATTGCCTGAAATTTGCGTTCACATCCTGCCAACATTTCGAAAGCGGCTACTTCAACGGCTATCCCCATATGCAAAAGGAGGACCTCGACCTCGTTGTCCATCTGGGCGATTACATCTACGAATACGGCGGAGTCGACAAACGGCCGCGCAAACATATCGGGGGCGAGGTCAAAAGCCTTGACGACTATCGCATCCGTTACTCGCAATATCGCCTCGACGAGACGCTGCAGGAGACTCATCGTCTGTTTCCGTGGCTCGTCACGTGGGACGACCACGAGTTTGACAATAATTATGCGAACCTGGTTTCCGAGGAAGAAGGGATTTCTCCAGAAGCGTTTCTGGCGCGGCGGATGAACGCCTATCAGACCTATTACGAATTCATGCCGTTGCGGCGTCGGTCCTTTCCACAAGGGCCGCACATGAAACTCTACCGAGGATGCCAGTACGGTCGACTGGCGAATTTCCATGTGCTCGATACGCGGCAATACCGCACAGATCAGCCCAATGGCGACCACCAGAAACCGATGATCGGCAAGGCCCTCGATCCGCAGGCCACCATGCTGGGCGCCAAGCAGGAGCACTGGTTGATGTCGAGCCTCCTGAGTTCACCCTCCACCTGGAATGTGCTGGCTCAGCAGGTCATGATGGCGCCTCTCAACCGTGGGGAAGGGGAGTATCGTCGTTACAGTATGGACCAATGGCCAGGCTACGAAATCAGTCGCCGCCGCTTGTTGCGTTTCTTCCATGAACGAAATGTTCCCAACCCCGTCGTGCTGACCGGCGACATTCACCTCAATTGGGTCAATGATTTGCAGCTCGATTTTCAAGATCCGAAATCGCCGCTGGTTGGCACCGAGCTGGTCGGCACCTCCATGACTTCCAGCGGTAACGGTGGGAATCACATCCCTGAATACGAACGAGCCGCGGCCCAAAACGATTTTGTGCGCTGGTACAATTCCAATCGAGGCTATGTTTCCTGTGAACTGACGCCGCAGACCTGGACGTCTCACTTCCGTGTGACTCCCTATGTCGACAAACCCGGTGCGCCCATTCTCACCAAGGCGTCATTTGTCATCGAAAATGGCCAGCCCGGCGCCAAGCCAGCCTGA
- a CDS encoding nitric-oxide reductase large subunit produces MRRLWLLFSAVMLFSFLVLGWIGTRIYQEMPPLFDKVVTTDGNTLIDSGDVSAGQNVWQSLGGMEVGSIWGHGSYVAPDWTADWLHREAIFILDRWADADYGSTFEELDNEKQAQLQARLTALLRTNTLDTETGIVTVDPIRVDAFESNLAHYSDVFSNGNADYAIPAGAVSESSRLRNLSAFFFWTSWAASTNRPDESVSYTNNWPHEPLVGNRPTGDNIVWTGVSIIVLLAGIAGMAWWYASKRNEEEEPLPPESDPLALWEATPSQRATVKYFWVVAALILVQMLLGVITAHYGVEGDGFYGFPLSEWLPYSVTRTWHVQMGLFWIATAWLAAGLFIGPLVSDHEPKGQRLGVNVLFAALLIVVVGSLTGEWLSIQNKMTDTVSFYFGHQGYEYVDLGRVWQIALMVGLLLWLFLMIRVLLPAMRKTGQQRQLVILLAVATGAIALFYGAGLTWGRHTHLSMVEYWRWWVVHLWVEGFFEVFATTVIAFTFMRLNLIRPRIAAAAALLSATIFLSGGIIGTCHHLYFSGTPTVALVWGSVFSALEVVPLVLVGFDATEDLRRSRSSQWVQRYKWPIYFFVSVAFWNMIGAGLFGFMINPPIALYYMQGLNTTPLHGHAALFGVYGMLGIGLMLMCLRVLVPGREWKDGLLRFSFWTLNGGLMAMCLLSLLPVGLLQTKASVEQGYWYARSAEFMQTDLMQTLKWMRVPGDTVFFLGAVALVVFVAGLKTGHSFRRAE; encoded by the coding sequence ATGCGACGGCTTTGGCTACTTTTTTCAGCAGTAATGCTCTTTTCGTTTTTGGTCCTGGGCTGGATCGGAACTCGGATTTATCAGGAAATGCCGCCTCTGTTTGATAAAGTGGTCACAACCGATGGCAACACGTTGATCGACAGCGGAGATGTATCAGCCGGTCAGAATGTGTGGCAGTCGCTGGGAGGAATGGAGGTCGGATCGATCTGGGGGCACGGTAGCTACGTCGCTCCCGACTGGACGGCCGACTGGTTGCATCGCGAAGCCATCTTCATCTTGGATCGTTGGGCGGACGCCGATTACGGCAGCACGTTTGAGGAACTCGATAACGAAAAACAAGCTCAACTCCAGGCGAGATTGACTGCTCTGCTGCGAACGAACACGTTAGATACGGAAACCGGAATTGTCACGGTCGATCCGATTCGCGTGGATGCGTTTGAATCAAACCTGGCTCACTACAGCGACGTGTTTTCAAATGGAAACGCTGACTATGCGATTCCTGCCGGTGCCGTTTCTGAATCAAGCCGTCTGCGAAATCTATCCGCTTTCTTCTTTTGGACCTCTTGGGCGGCTTCGACAAATCGCCCTGACGAGTCGGTTAGCTACACAAACAACTGGCCTCACGAGCCGCTGGTTGGCAATCGCCCGACGGGTGACAATATTGTCTGGACCGGTGTGAGCATCATTGTATTGCTGGCCGGCATCGCGGGGATGGCGTGGTGGTACGCATCGAAAAGAAACGAAGAAGAGGAACCGTTGCCGCCCGAATCCGATCCGCTGGCATTGTGGGAAGCTACGCCGTCACAGAGAGCCACCGTCAAATACTTCTGGGTCGTCGCTGCGTTGATTCTGGTGCAGATGCTATTGGGCGTCATCACAGCGCACTACGGTGTCGAAGGGGATGGCTTTTACGGTTTTCCCTTGTCCGAATGGTTGCCCTACAGCGTGACACGCACGTGGCATGTGCAGATGGGGCTGTTTTGGATCGCCACGGCTTGGTTGGCTGCCGGACTGTTCATCGGCCCGCTCGTCAGCGATCACGAACCCAAAGGCCAACGACTCGGTGTGAACGTGCTGTTCGCTGCCTTGTTGATTGTGGTCGTCGGATCGTTAACAGGCGAATGGCTCAGTATTCAGAACAAGATGACCGATACCGTATCGTTTTACTTTGGACATCAAGGCTACGAATACGTGGATCTGGGGCGCGTCTGGCAAATCGCGCTAATGGTGGGTCTGCTGCTGTGGTTGTTCTTGATGATTCGTGTACTGCTGCCCGCGATGAGAAAAACTGGGCAGCAACGTCAACTTGTCATTTTGTTGGCTGTGGCCACGGGAGCGATTGCACTGTTCTACGGAGCCGGCCTGACCTGGGGACGGCACACTCACCTTTCGATGGTGGAATACTGGCGCTGGTGGGTTGTGCACTTGTGGGTCGAAGGCTTTTTTGAAGTGTTTGCCACCACTGTGATCGCGTTCACTTTTATGCGGCTGAATTTGATTCGCCCCCGTATCGCCGCAGCGGCCGCCTTGCTGTCGGCAACTATATTTCTTTCCGGTGGAATCATCGGCACCTGTCACCACTTGTACTTTTCCGGAACCCCGACCGTCGCTTTGGTTTGGGGGTCTGTCTTTAGTGCTCTAGAAGTCGTCCCGCTGGTTCTGGTCGGTTTCGATGCCACCGAGGACCTACGCCGTTCGCGTTCGTCGCAATGGGTCCAACGATACAAGTGGCCGATCTATTTTTTCGTCTCTGTTGCGTTCTGGAACATGATCGGAGCCGGCCTGTTTGGATTCATGATCAATCCACCAATCGCGCTGTACTATATGCAGGGACTGAACACGACCCCTCTGCACGGCCATGCGGCTTTGTTCGGCGTGTATGGCATGCTGGGAATCGGACTGATGCTGATGTGCCTGCGCGTCCTTGTTCCGGGCCGCGAGTGGAAAGACGGTCTGCTGCGATTCTCGTTTTGGACGTTAAATGGCGGCTTGATGGCCATGTGCCTGCTCAGCCTGTTGCCGGTTGGACTGTTGCAGACGAAAGCTTCCGTCGAACAGGGTTATTGGTACGCCCGCAGCGCGGAATTCATGCAGACGGATCTGATGCAAACCCTGAAATGGATGCGCGTCCCCGGCGACACGGTCTTCTTCCTGGGAGCCGTAGCACTTGTCGTCTTCGTCGCCGGTCTAAAAACAGGACATTCATTTCGCCGAGCGGAATGA
- the ric gene encoding iron-sulfur cluster repair di-iron protein yields MTKTLNLTDSVGQWVTEHPATSRVFEQHRIDYCCGGGRPLKEACRMGQIDAQAVLEKLLDVIASDAGEDASENDFASKSLADMCDSIEATHHEYLKRELPRLTQLVDKVVSVHGSQHAWLERMGTSFQQLRDELVPHMLKEEQILFPAIRTIEQSRALPSFPFGSVDNPIRMMEHEHDIAGQALRDIRAASSDFTLPDGGCNTFRAMLDGLRELEADLHRHIHKENNVLFPRASQLAAELGEASAQVSAAR; encoded by the coding sequence ATGACAAAAACGTTGAATCTAACAGACTCGGTTGGCCAGTGGGTCACGGAACATCCGGCGACTTCTCGCGTGTTCGAACAGCACCGAATCGACTACTGTTGCGGCGGTGGTCGGCCGTTGAAAGAAGCGTGCCGCATGGGGCAGATTGATGCGCAGGCCGTTCTTGAGAAACTGCTCGATGTTATTGCGAGTGACGCAGGGGAAGATGCCTCAGAGAACGACTTTGCGTCAAAGTCCCTGGCCGATATGTGCGATTCGATCGAGGCAACGCACCACGAGTATCTGAAGCGTGAGTTACCACGACTCACGCAGCTTGTCGACAAAGTTGTGTCCGTTCATGGCAGCCAACATGCCTGGCTGGAACGTATGGGAACATCTTTCCAGCAGCTCCGGGACGAACTCGTTCCGCACATGCTCAAGGAAGAGCAGATTCTGTTTCCGGCCATCCGCACGATCGAACAATCACGTGCACTGCCGTCATTCCCGTTTGGTTCGGTCGACAATCCAATACGCATGATGGAACACGAACACGATATCGCCGGTCAAGCTCTGCGTGATATTCGCGCGGCCTCGTCGGACTTCACGCTACCGGACGGCGGTTGCAACACATTTCGAGCAATGCTCGATGGTTTGCGGGAATTGGAAGCCGACCTGCATCGCCACATTCACAAAGAGAACAATGTGTTGTTCCCGCGCGCATCACAACTGGCGGCCGAATTGGGTGAGGCTTCCGCACAAGTGTCGGCAGCACGATGA
- the hmpA gene encoding NO-inducible flavohemoprotein, with translation MLSEKTVQIVKEITPAVAANAETITRRFYERMFQGNPEVKAFFNQAHQHSGGQQRALAGAICAYFTHIDNPAVLMPAVELIAQKHCSLGIKAEHYPIVGKHLLDAIKDVMGEAATDEIIAAVAEAYGFLADIFIGREGAIYDEQQSMPGGWNGYRTFVVDRKVPESDVVTSFYLKPEDEGELPPFKPGQYITVHIDDLHTPTSPRNYSLSDRTGEQHFRISVKREERLAPDAPDGLISCHLHEVTEPGHRIQIGPPCGEFTVDPETAASKPIVLLAGGIGVTPLLSMAKSIIHANPEAVIYFVQAARNSKAHAFADEIRNLAQTGPNVQTQVLYDAPLPGDLVEGNCDKAGFVTTEFLRDWTPYEEADFYFCGPRPFMANIHASLQELNVDEHRMRYEFFGPKQELEAAALPA, from the coding sequence ATGCTCAGCGAGAAAACGGTCCAAATCGTTAAGGAAATCACTCCGGCCGTTGCTGCCAATGCGGAAACCATTACGCGGCGGTTTTATGAACGAATGTTTCAGGGGAACCCGGAAGTCAAAGCGTTTTTCAATCAGGCGCATCAGCATTCTGGTGGCCAACAGAGAGCTCTGGCGGGGGCGATTTGTGCGTATTTTACCCATATCGACAATCCCGCGGTGTTGATGCCCGCCGTCGAATTGATCGCTCAGAAGCATTGCTCATTGGGCATCAAGGCCGAGCATTACCCGATTGTTGGCAAACATCTGCTCGACGCGATCAAAGATGTCATGGGCGAGGCGGCAACCGACGAGATCATTGCTGCTGTGGCGGAAGCCTACGGGTTTCTGGCGGACATTTTCATTGGCCGCGAAGGAGCGATTTATGATGAGCAGCAATCTATGCCTGGCGGCTGGAATGGTTACCGCACTTTTGTGGTCGATCGCAAAGTACCCGAAAGCGATGTCGTGACCTCGTTCTACCTGAAACCGGAGGACGAGGGAGAATTGCCGCCCTTCAAACCGGGACAGTACATCACCGTTCACATTGATGACCTTCATACACCTACCTCGCCGCGCAACTATAGCTTGTCTGATCGAACCGGGGAGCAGCACTTCCGTATCAGCGTCAAGCGCGAGGAGCGACTTGCGCCCGATGCACCGGACGGTCTGATCTCCTGCCACCTACACGAAGTGACCGAGCCAGGGCATCGCATTCAAATTGGTCCGCCTTGCGGCGAATTCACCGTTGATCCTGAGACGGCAGCAAGCAAGCCGATTGTATTGCTGGCAGGTGGCATCGGTGTCACGCCGCTGTTGTCGATGGCCAAGTCGATCATTCATGCGAACCCCGAAGCAGTGATCTACTTTGTTCAGGCCGCGCGCAATAGCAAGGCCCATGCGTTTGCAGATGAGATTCGCAACCTGGCGCAGACGGGTCCGAATGTGCAGACACAGGTTCTGTACGATGCGCCGTTGCCGGGCGACCTTGTAGAGGGCAATTGCGACAAAGCTGGGTTCGTGACGACTGAGTTTCTGCGTGACTGGACCCCATACGAAGAAGCGGACTTTTACTTCTGTGGTCCGCGACCATTCATGGCGAACATTCATGCGAGCCTGCAGGAACTGAACGTCGACGAACACCGCATGCGCTACGAGTTCTTCGGTCCCAAGCAGGAATTGGAGGCGGCAGCGTTGCCTGCCTGA
- a CDS encoding RrF2 family transcriptional regulator codes for MISKTAEYALRAVTCLANDTHSPASADVLAKKTKVPRRYLTRVLQDLAAAGLVASRSGPGGGYVLKQETGKLTILDVINAVAPLERIKSCPLGLNSHTSLCPLHSELDRAFAATEAAFAAVTIRQLLESTNPIVPLCEDSK; via the coding sequence ATGATCTCAAAAACAGCCGAGTACGCGTTACGTGCCGTAACCTGTCTGGCGAACGACACCCACAGCCCTGCGTCGGCCGATGTATTGGCAAAAAAAACAAAGGTGCCACGTCGTTACTTAACACGCGTCCTGCAGGATTTGGCGGCCGCGGGCTTGGTCGCCTCGCGTAGCGGGCCGGGAGGCGGATACGTGCTCAAACAAGAGACCGGCAAATTGACGATCCTGGATGTCATCAACGCCGTCGCTCCATTGGAACGTATCAAGTCCTGCCCGTTAGGACTCAATTCGCACACGTCTTTGTGCCCATTGCACTCAGAACTCGACCGAGCTTTTGCCGCCACCGAAGCCGCGTTTGCCGCGGTGACGATTCGCCAGCTCCTGGAATCAACGAATCCCATTGTGCCGTTGTGTGAAGATTCCAAATGA
- a CDS encoding DUF3565 domain-containing protein: MKQPITGFHRDDEDHWVAQLACGHNQHVRHDPPWMNRKWVTTVAGREQMLGYLLDCIKCDEQAPPDDRPNIEPA, encoded by the coding sequence ATGAAGCAGCCAATTACCGGATTTCACAGGGATGACGAGGACCATTGGGTGGCCCAACTCGCCTGCGGCCACAATCAACATGTTCGCCATGATCCTCCGTGGATGAATCGCAAATGGGTCACCACGGTCGCAGGGCGCGAGCAAATGCTGGGATATCTGCTTGACTGCATTAAATGTGACGAACAAGCTCCACCGGATGATCGGCCGAACATAGAGCCGGCTTGA
- a CDS encoding N-acyl-D-amino-acid deacylase family protein — MLLNRYSLLLLLLVGYLAIGTLPAAEPIDGDILLKGGTVIDGSGSPGLVGNVALRGDRIVAVGTFEVGEFPQVIDCNGLVIAPGFIDLHNHSDEQIVEPETRGCVNYLMQGCTTIVTGNCGFGPVNVAEYYSKINASGAGVNVVHLLPQGSLRADVMGLADRAPTDDELQRMRALAKQAMQDGAWGMTTGLIYVPGASTKTDELVEIAKVIAAHQGFYASHMRDEGTGLLGAVQETLEIGKQAQLPVHVSHFKSNGIEAWGLIRRAAEMIEQAQAEGQKVTADQYPYIASSTSLSAILFPRWVRAGGKEVMVKRLDDPEKSAEIRELVIETLKERGERAPVQIGRYKPKPNWVGRKVYEIAQAENRPAVDIVYEIVRNGDAGAISFGMNEEDVRFGMQLPWVATASDGRAYLPGSDKPHPRSYGTFPRKIGHYAIQEKVIPLAKAIRSCSSLPAEILGLADRGRLQPGLVADIVVIDPQTVHDTAEFAAPHRYATGIKYVYIAGKPAVFDGVPTGALAGRALNRRDAKPDSTSDE; from the coding sequence ATGTTGCTGAATCGTTATTCACTCTTGCTATTGCTTCTCGTGGGGTATCTGGCGATCGGCACTTTGCCAGCTGCAGAGCCAATTGATGGGGACATATTGCTCAAAGGCGGAACGGTAATCGATGGGAGTGGCAGTCCGGGACTAGTGGGTAATGTTGCACTTCGCGGCGATCGCATCGTGGCGGTGGGGACCTTTGAAGTCGGCGAGTTTCCACAGGTGATTGATTGCAACGGGCTAGTGATTGCTCCGGGATTCATTGATTTACACAACCATAGCGACGAACAAATCGTCGAGCCCGAAACCCGCGGCTGTGTCAACTATCTGATGCAGGGCTGTACAACGATCGTAACGGGAAACTGTGGATTCGGGCCGGTGAACGTGGCCGAGTACTACTCCAAAATCAATGCCTCCGGCGCTGGGGTGAATGTCGTGCATCTATTGCCCCAAGGTTCTCTGCGTGCCGACGTGATGGGGCTAGCCGACCGCGCCCCGACGGACGATGAGTTACAACGCATGCGAGCTTTGGCCAAACAGGCGATGCAAGATGGCGCGTGGGGAATGACGACCGGTCTGATCTATGTTCCCGGTGCATCAACCAAGACCGATGAACTCGTTGAGATTGCTAAAGTTATTGCCGCTCACCAGGGGTTTTATGCCAGCCACATGCGTGACGAGGGGACCGGTTTGCTCGGCGCTGTTCAAGAAACGCTCGAAATTGGTAAGCAGGCACAACTGCCCGTGCATGTTTCACATTTCAAATCAAACGGGATTGAGGCCTGGGGATTGATCCGCCGCGCCGCTGAAATGATTGAGCAGGCGCAGGCTGAAGGACAAAAAGTCACCGCGGATCAATACCCCTACATAGCCTCCAGCACTTCGCTCAGTGCAATCCTCTTCCCGCGTTGGGTTCGGGCGGGTGGCAAAGAAGTCATGGTGAAACGACTCGACGATCCCGAAAAAAGCGCGGAGATTCGCGAATTGGTCATTGAAACGTTGAAAGAGCGAGGCGAGCGTGCCCCGGTACAAATCGGTCGCTACAAACCCAAACCCAATTGGGTCGGACGTAAAGTCTACGAAATCGCACAGGCAGAGAATCGCCCGGCAGTGGACATTGTCTACGAAATCGTGCGTAACGGTGATGCAGGCGCGATTAGCTTCGGCATGAATGAAGAAGACGTTCGATTTGGGATGCAACTCCCCTGGGTCGCAACCGCATCGGACGGACGCGCCTATCTCCCCGGATCTGACAAGCCGCATCCTCGGAGTTACGGGACCTTTCCACGCAAGATCGGACACTATGCGATCCAGGAAAAGGTGATCCCACTCGCCAAAGCGATCCGCAGTTGCAGCAGCCTGCCGGCGGAGATTTTGGGATTAGCGGACCGGGGACGGCTGCAGCCGGGACTGGTGGCCGACATCGTGGTCATCGATCCGCAAACAGTACATGACACCGCCGAATTTGCCGCGCCGCATCGCTATGCGACGGGAATCAAGTATGTCTACATTGCCGGAAAACCGGCGGTGTTTGACGGCGTCCCGACAGGCGCCTTGGCCGGACGCGCCCTGAATCGGCGTGACGCAAAGCCAGATTCCACCAGTGACGAGTGA
- a CDS encoding carboxypeptidase regulatory-like domain-containing protein, with product MSIKSNLSKRQVTGVIVLMACLHLVGCGRSDIPELGYVEGTVKIDGQPAAGKIVQFYSDEGGRAGTGVTDEEGYYYLTYVDGEEGTKVGPSTVRIVTEWPDGEPPAGESDPIPPKYNSKSDLKRDVQPGNNTFDFDLETK from the coding sequence ATGTCGATAAAGTCTAACTTATCCAAACGTCAAGTTACTGGGGTCATCGTTCTCATGGCCTGTCTGCATCTCGTCGGGTGTGGACGTAGTGACATTCCGGAACTGGGCTACGTTGAAGGAACGGTGAAGATCGACGGACAGCCGGCAGCCGGTAAAATCGTGCAGTTTTATTCCGATGAAGGGGGTCGCGCTGGCACGGGAGTCACTGATGAAGAGGGGTATTATTACCTGACATATGTCGATGGCGAAGAAGGCACGAAAGTCGGACCGTCCACAGTGCGGATCGTGACAGAATGGCCCGACGGCGAGCCGCCAGCAGGGGAAAGCGATCCCATTCCGCCCAAGTATAATAGCAAATCAGACCTGAAACGCGATGTGCAGCCGGGTAACAATACGTTCGACTTTGATTTGGAAACCAAGTAA